Proteins encoded in a region of the Anoxybacillus amylolyticus genome:
- a CDS encoding YuzL family protein, with amino-acid sequence MAKMKKNPSKNGVSATSVKGNAGPTVEMDGGGKKTSQNQQYKKQNMQAD; translated from the coding sequence ATGGCAAAAATGAAAAAAAACCCTTCCAAAAACGGCGTAAGTGCCACTAGCGTCAAAGGGAACGCCGGACCGACAGTGGAAATGGACGGCGGCGGGAAAAAAACGAGCCAAAACCAGCAATATAAAAAGCAAAATATGCAAGCAGACTAA
- a CDS encoding 3-hydroxyacyl-CoA dehydrogenase/enoyl-CoA hydratase family protein, with protein sequence MVKRIKRAAVLGSGVMGSGIAAHLANVGIPTLLLDIVPRELTKEEEAKGLTLEHKEVRNRFVNQALQKLLKQKPAPLMSKEKIALIEVGNFEDDFHRLKEADWIIEVVVERLDVKQSVFAKVDEVRKPGSIVSSNTSGISIEAMAEGRSEDFKKHFLGTHFFNPPRYLKLLEVIPTKHTDPNVVSFMKTFGEDVLGKGVVMAKDTPNFIANRIGTYGLLVTVREMMKGGYSVGEVDSVTGPLIGRPKSATFRTLDVVGLDTFVHVANNVFEKVEGEEKEAFRVPDFMKAMLEKGWLGSKSGQGFFLKKGKEILELNYETLEYEPSKKLKTPATEASKQAKGLANKLKALVYADDRAGTLLWNILSSVLLYSAKLLGEIADDIVAIDRAMKWGFGWELGPFETWDAIGLEQSVRKMQAEGRNIPDSITEMLANGHTSFYKTENGNVLFYDRGEYKAVEENAKVIHIQRLKEEKGVIKKNSGASLIDLGDDVALLEFHSPNNAIGLDIVQMINYALEEVDRNYKGLVIGNQGKNFCVGANLAMILMEAQDDNYLEIEFVVRQFQQAMMNIKYSPKPVVVAPFAMTLGGGTEICLPSARIQAAAETYMGLVEVGVGLIPGGGGNKELYIKHLNSMPNGVEFDLQKVANKVFETIAMAKVSTSAVEARELNFLNNTDGISMNGDHLLYDAKQAVISLYDNGYQPPVRKKVPVVGETGYATLLLAAQSMHLSGYITDHDLTIAKKLAYVIAGGKVPYGTEVDEQYLLDLEREAFLSLVGEPKSQARMQHMLVKGKPLRN encoded by the coding sequence ATGGTCAAACGAATTAAACGGGCAGCGGTTCTCGGGTCTGGAGTGATGGGCTCCGGAATTGCCGCGCATTTAGCGAACGTTGGCATTCCGACATTGCTATTAGACATTGTGCCTCGCGAACTGACAAAAGAAGAAGAAGCAAAAGGACTTACACTCGAACATAAAGAAGTGCGCAATCGTTTCGTCAATCAAGCATTGCAAAAATTATTAAAACAAAAACCAGCTCCGCTTATGTCAAAGGAGAAGATTGCCCTTATTGAAGTTGGGAACTTTGAAGACGATTTCCATCGGTTGAAAGAAGCGGATTGGATCATCGAAGTCGTTGTTGAACGGCTCGATGTCAAACAGAGCGTCTTTGCTAAAGTTGATGAAGTGAGAAAACCGGGCAGCATCGTCAGTTCCAATACGTCAGGGATTTCGATTGAAGCGATGGCAGAAGGGCGTTCGGAAGATTTTAAAAAGCATTTTTTAGGCACGCACTTTTTCAACCCACCGCGGTATTTGAAATTGCTCGAAGTCATTCCAACGAAACATACGGATCCGAACGTCGTTTCGTTTATGAAAACGTTTGGTGAAGATGTGCTTGGTAAAGGCGTCGTCATGGCGAAAGATACGCCGAACTTTATCGCCAACCGCATCGGTACGTACGGATTGTTAGTGACGGTAAGAGAGATGATGAAAGGCGGCTACAGCGTCGGCGAAGTCGATTCGGTCACCGGCCCGCTCATCGGACGGCCGAAAAGTGCGACATTCCGCACGCTTGATGTCGTCGGATTGGACACGTTCGTGCATGTCGCCAATAACGTATTTGAAAAAGTAGAAGGAGAAGAAAAAGAAGCGTTCCGTGTTCCAGATTTTATGAAAGCAATGTTAGAAAAAGGATGGCTCGGAAGCAAATCTGGCCAAGGCTTTTTCTTGAAAAAAGGAAAAGAAATCTTGGAGCTGAATTACGAAACACTGGAATACGAGCCAAGCAAGAAATTAAAAACGCCGGCAACGGAGGCGAGCAAACAGGCGAAAGGATTAGCGAACAAACTGAAAGCGCTTGTATATGCGGACGACCGCGCTGGCACGTTGCTTTGGAATATTTTAAGTTCTGTATTGCTTTACTCAGCGAAATTGCTCGGTGAAATTGCGGATGACATTGTTGCGATCGACCGCGCAATGAAATGGGGATTCGGCTGGGAACTAGGCCCGTTTGAAACGTGGGATGCGATCGGTCTGGAGCAATCCGTTCGCAAAATGCAGGCGGAAGGACGGAATATCCCGGATTCGATTACTGAAATGCTGGCAAACGGACACACATCGTTCTACAAAACAGAAAACGGCAACGTACTCTTTTACGATCGTGGCGAATACAAAGCGGTAGAGGAAAACGCCAAAGTCATTCATATTCAACGGCTGAAAGAAGAAAAAGGCGTTATTAAGAAAAATAGCGGTGCAAGTCTCATTGACCTCGGCGATGATGTCGCGCTATTAGAATTTCATTCGCCAAACAACGCGATCGGTTTAGATATTGTACAAATGATCAACTATGCGCTCGAAGAAGTCGATCGCAACTACAAAGGACTTGTCATTGGCAACCAAGGTAAAAACTTCTGCGTCGGTGCGAACTTAGCGATGATTTTAATGGAAGCACAAGACGATAACTATTTGGAAATTGAATTTGTTGTTCGGCAGTTCCAGCAAGCGATGATGAATATTAAATACAGCCCGAAACCGGTCGTTGTCGCACCGTTTGCGATGACGCTCGGTGGTGGAACGGAAATTTGCTTGCCGTCTGCCCGCATTCAAGCAGCTGCGGAAACGTATATGGGACTTGTTGAAGTGGGCGTCGGCTTAATTCCGGGTGGCGGCGGAAACAAAGAATTGTATATTAAACATTTAAACAGCATGCCAAACGGCGTAGAATTTGATCTACAAAAAGTGGCGAACAAAGTATTCGAAACGATTGCGATGGCGAAAGTATCGACATCAGCCGTGGAAGCACGTGAACTAAACTTTTTAAATAATACAGACGGCATTTCGATGAACGGCGATCATTTGCTTTACGATGCAAAACAGGCAGTCATTTCGCTCTATGACAACGGCTACCAGCCGCCAGTACGTAAAAAAGTACCGGTAGTCGGCGAAACGGGGTATGCGACGCTATTATTGGCGGCGCAATCGATGCATCTTTCTGGCTATATTACCGACCACGACTTAACGATTGCGAAAAAGCTCGCATACGTTATTGCCGGTGGCAAAGTGCCGTACGGAACGGAAGTCGATGAACAATATTTATTAGATTTAGAGCGGGAAGCATTTTTAAGTTTAGTAGGCGAACCGAAATCACAAGCAAGAATGCAGCATATGCTTGTGAAAGGGAAGCCGTTGCGTAACTAA
- a CDS encoding acetyl-CoA C-acetyltransferase — MREAVIVAGARTPVGKAKKGTLAHVRPDDLGALVVKETLKRAGNYEGNIDDLIIGCAMPEAEQGLNIARNIGALAGLPYTVPAITINRYCSSGLQAIAYAAERIMLGHSDTIIAGGVESMSLVPMMGHVVRPNVKLAESAPEYYMSMGHTAEQVAMKYGVTREDQDAFAVRSHQRAAKAIQEGKFVDEIVPVEVTIRKLENNKLVEKTVLFSEDEGVRPDTNMETLAKLRPAFAVNGTVTAGNASQTSDGAAAVMVMEREKAEALGLKPLGKFRSFAVAGVPPEVMGIGPVAAIPKALKLAGLELSDIGLFELNEAFASQSIQVIRELGLDEDKVNVNGGAIALGHPLGCTGAKLTLSLLHEMRRRNEQFGIVTMCIGGGMGAAGVFELIN, encoded by the coding sequence GTGAGAGAAGCGGTCATTGTAGCGGGGGCGCGTACACCTGTCGGAAAAGCAAAGAAAGGAACGCTTGCCCATGTGCGTCCGGATGATTTAGGGGCGCTTGTCGTGAAAGAAACGTTAAAACGGGCAGGAAATTATGAAGGGAATATTGACGATTTAATTATCGGCTGTGCGATGCCGGAAGCGGAACAAGGATTAAACATCGCCCGCAACATCGGAGCGCTAGCAGGGCTTCCGTATACGGTTCCGGCAATTACGATCAATCGCTATTGCTCATCTGGGTTACAAGCGATTGCTTACGCAGCAGAGCGAATTATGCTCGGGCATTCAGACACGATCATCGCTGGTGGGGTTGAGTCGATGAGCCTTGTGCCGATGATGGGGCACGTTGTACGTCCGAATGTGAAGTTGGCAGAAAGCGCGCCAGAATATTATATGTCGATGGGGCATACGGCAGAGCAAGTAGCGATGAAATACGGCGTGACGCGCGAAGACCAAGACGCATTTGCGGTGCGCAGCCATCAACGGGCAGCGAAAGCGATTCAAGAAGGGAAATTTGTCGATGAAATTGTTCCCGTCGAAGTAACTATTCGCAAGCTCGAAAACAATAAACTAGTAGAAAAAACGGTGCTCTTTTCAGAAGATGAAGGGGTGCGCCCAGATACAAATATGGAAACATTGGCAAAGCTTCGTCCAGCATTTGCTGTGAATGGAACGGTCACGGCTGGAAACGCTTCGCAAACGAGCGATGGCGCCGCAGCGGTCATGGTCATGGAGCGCGAAAAAGCAGAAGCATTGGGGCTAAAACCGCTTGGCAAGTTTCGTTCGTTCGCGGTCGCTGGGGTACCGCCGGAAGTGATGGGCATCGGCCCAGTAGCGGCGATTCCGAAAGCGTTGAAATTGGCGGGGCTTGAACTTTCTGATATCGGGTTATTTGAACTGAACGAAGCGTTCGCTTCCCAATCGATTCAGGTCATTCGCGAACTTGGTTTAGATGAAGACAAAGTGAATGTTAACGGCGGAGCAATTGCGCTCGGTCATCCGCTCGGATGCACAGGAGCGAAATTAACATTGTCGCTTCTTCATGAAATGCGCCGCCGCAACGAGCAATTTGGCATTGTCACGATGTGCATCGGCGGCGGCATGGGTGCGGCAGGTGTGTTTGAATTAATTAATTAA
- a CDS encoding acyl-CoA dehydrogenase family protein yields MTKATEQVVKGGSFLVEDVSCERVFTPEDFTDEQKMIAKTTEEFVVNEVLPQLEHLENHEFDRSVKLLKQAGELGLLGADVPEEYGGLGLDKISSALIAEKMSRAGGFSISHGAHVGIGSLPIVLFGTEEQKQKYLPALATGEKIAAYALTEPGSGSDALGAKTTAKLNAEGTHYILNGEKQWITNAGFADVFVVYAKVDGEHFSAFIVERDFPGVSTGAEEKKMGIKSSSTRTLILQDALVPKENLLGEIGKGHVIAFNILNIGRYKLGVGAVGGAKRALEITIQYANQRQQFKTPISKFTLTQEKFATMASKLYAAESSVYRTVGLFEERMSQLDAEQAKDGKEIAKSIAEYAIECSLNKFFSTEVLDYIVDEGVQIHGGYGFMQEYEIERAYRDSRINRIFEGTNEINRLLVPGTYLRKAMKGELPLLQKAQQLQEELMMVMPEEVGDGVLEQEKYLVRNAKKIALLTAGLAAQKFGPKLEKEQEILVNIADIVSNIYAMESALLRTEKAIQTSGVEKNKQKILYTEIFCQEAFNEIEAHAKETIIAVEQGDMLRMMLSALRKLTRHTPINVIAKKREAAAALIEAERYIV; encoded by the coding sequence ATGACAAAAGCAACAGAGCAAGTAGTAAAAGGCGGCAGCTTTTTAGTTGAAGATGTTTCTTGTGAGCGTGTATTTACACCGGAAGATTTTACCGATGAACAAAAAATGATTGCGAAAACGACAGAAGAGTTCGTTGTGAACGAAGTACTTCCACAATTGGAGCATTTAGAAAACCACGAATTTGACCGGTCAGTGAAACTATTAAAACAAGCGGGCGAGCTTGGATTGTTAGGGGCGGACGTTCCAGAAGAGTACGGTGGATTAGGGCTGGATAAAATCAGTTCTGCCTTGATTGCCGAAAAAATGTCACGGGCAGGCGGATTCTCGATTTCCCACGGCGCACACGTCGGCATTGGTTCGCTTCCAATCGTTTTATTCGGTACAGAAGAACAAAAGCAAAAATATTTGCCAGCGTTGGCAACAGGTGAAAAAATTGCGGCGTATGCGTTAACTGAGCCTGGTTCTGGTTCTGACGCGTTAGGGGCAAAAACGACGGCAAAACTGAACGCAGAAGGGACGCACTACATTTTAAACGGCGAAAAACAATGGATCACCAACGCTGGATTTGCAGATGTATTTGTCGTGTATGCAAAAGTGGACGGCGAACATTTCTCCGCGTTTATCGTCGAACGTGACTTCCCTGGTGTATCAACAGGCGCAGAAGAAAAGAAAATGGGGATTAAAAGCTCTTCGACGCGCACATTAATTTTACAAGATGCGCTCGTTCCGAAAGAAAACTTGCTTGGCGAAATTGGCAAGGGCCATGTCATCGCCTTCAATATTTTAAACATCGGTCGCTATAAATTAGGGGTCGGCGCGGTCGGCGGTGCGAAACGCGCGCTAGAAATTACAATTCAATACGCGAACCAACGTCAACAATTTAAAACGCCGATCTCCAAATTTACATTAACGCAAGAAAAATTTGCGACCATGGCATCGAAATTATATGCAGCAGAAAGCTCCGTCTACCGTACGGTTGGCTTATTTGAAGAGCGGATGAGCCAATTAGATGCAGAACAAGCGAAAGACGGCAAAGAAATTGCCAAATCGATTGCCGAGTATGCGATTGAATGTTCGCTCAACAAGTTTTTCTCGACGGAAGTATTGGACTACATCGTCGATGAAGGCGTACAAATTCATGGCGGTTACGGCTTTATGCAAGAGTACGAGATTGAGCGCGCGTACCGCGATTCGCGCATTAACCGCATTTTTGAAGGAACGAACGAAATTAACCGCCTTCTTGTGCCAGGCACGTATTTGCGCAAGGCGATGAAAGGGGAACTTCCGCTTTTACAAAAAGCGCAGCAATTACAAGAAGAGTTGATGATGGTAATGCCGGAAGAAGTGGGCGACGGTGTGCTTGAGCAAGAGAAATATTTGGTACGCAACGCGAAAAAAATTGCGTTGTTAACAGCAGGGCTAGCGGCACAAAAATTCGGCCCAAAACTAGAAAAAGAGCAAGAGATTTTAGTCAATATCGCCGACATCGTCAGCAACATTTATGCAATGGAATCTGCGCTTCTTCGCACCGAAAAAGCGATCCAAACATCCGGTGTAGAGAAAAACAAACAAAAAATTCTTTACACAGAAATTTTCTGCCAAGAGGCATTTAACGAAATTGAAGCACACGCCAAAGAAACGATTATTGCGGTCGAACAAGGCGATATGTTGCGCATGATGTTGTCGGCATTGCGCAAACTCACCCGTCATACGCCAATTAACGTCATTGCGAAAAAACGCGAAGCAGCGGCGGCGTTAATTGAAGCAGAGCGCTATATTGTGTAA
- a CDS encoding arsenate reductase family protein produces the protein MVTFYWYPKCGTCRKAKKWLDERGIEVNTVHIVEQPPSKEVLKELYEKSGLPLKKFFNTSGQKYRVIGLKDRIPASSDDELLDLLASDGMLVKRPLLTDGTNVVVGFDEQQYEKFFGQANGR, from the coding sequence ATGGTAACGTTTTATTGGTACCCAAAATGCGGCACGTGCCGGAAAGCGAAAAAATGGCTGGATGAGCGCGGCATAGAAGTAAACACTGTACATATTGTCGAACAGCCACCGTCGAAAGAAGTGTTAAAAGAGCTTTATGAAAAAAGCGGGTTGCCGCTCAAAAAATTTTTCAATACAAGCGGACAAAAATATCGTGTGATCGGGTTGAAAGATCGAATCCCTGCCTCTTCCGATGACGAATTGCTTGATCTTTTAGCATCCGACGGCATGTTAGTGAAACGGCCACTTCTAACAGACGGAACGAACGTTGTTGTCGGTTTTGATGAACAGCAATACGAAAAATTTTTTGGACAAGCAAACGGAAGGTAG
- the gcvH gene encoding glycine cleavage system protein GcvH, giving the protein MNTPKELRYSEEHEWVRVEGDKVRVGITDFAQAELGDIVFVELPEVGTEVTANEPFGSVESVKTVSELYAPISGKVVEVNEALNDSPEFVNESPYEKAWMIVIEPSDISEVDNLLTAEQYEAMINEA; this is encoded by the coding sequence ATGAACACACCAAAAGAATTGCGTTATTCGGAAGAACATGAATGGGTGCGCGTCGAAGGCGACAAAGTGCGCGTCGGCATTACGGATTTTGCCCAAGCAGAATTAGGAGATATCGTTTTCGTAGAGCTCCCGGAAGTTGGAACAGAAGTAACAGCAAACGAGCCATTTGGTAGCGTTGAATCGGTGAAAACGGTTTCGGAACTGTATGCACCAATTAGTGGAAAAGTGGTGGAAGTGAACGAAGCGTTAAACGATAGCCCTGAGTTTGTCAACGAATCTCCGTATGAAAAAGCGTGGATGATTGTGATTGAGCCGTCCGATATAAGCGAAGTGGACAACTTGTTGACGGCGGAACAATATGAAGCAATGATTAACGAAGCATAA
- a CDS encoding toprim domain-containing protein: protein MTDSGKVIIVEGRSDKKKIENLVKEPIEIICTNGTISRSKLDEWSEALYNKEVFILVDADEAGERLRKQLRREFPEAEHLYIDRTYREVAAAPKQHIAMVLLGANIDVHVDDL, encoded by the coding sequence ATGACGGATAGTGGAAAAGTGATTATTGTCGAAGGACGCTCAGACAAGAAAAAAATAGAAAATTTAGTAAAAGAACCGATCGAAATTATTTGCACGAATGGAACGATTAGTCGTTCCAAATTAGACGAGTGGAGTGAAGCACTGTATAATAAAGAAGTGTTCATTTTAGTTGATGCGGACGAAGCGGGAGAGCGACTAAGGAAACAATTGCGCCGCGAGTTTCCGGAAGCGGAGCATTTATATATTGACCGAACGTATCGAGAAGTTGCTGCTGCACCGAAACAACATATTGCTATGGTGTTATTAGGTGCCAATATTGATGTGCATGTCGATGATTTATAA
- a CDS encoding thioredoxin family protein: protein MQEVGMKQLDEQLQTQTIACLYLYTPMCGTCQLAKRMLEVVEQLFPHIPFYQADINYMPERAIEWKIESVPCLLLFHDGTIRQKLYAFHSVLHLYETIQTVEKHR from the coding sequence ATGCAAGAAGTAGGGATGAAACAATTGGATGAGCAACTGCAGACGCAAACGATTGCCTGTTTGTATTTATATACCCCGATGTGCGGGACGTGCCAGCTGGCGAAGCGGATGCTAGAGGTGGTGGAACAACTATTCCCTCACATCCCTTTTTACCAAGCGGATATCAATTATATGCCGGAACGTGCGATCGAGTGGAAAATCGAAAGCGTTCCATGTTTGCTTTTATTTCACGATGGAACGATACGGCAAAAACTATATGCGTTTCATTCGGTTCTCCATCTGTACGAAACGATCCAAACAGTCGAAAAACACCGCTAA
- a CDS encoding sterol-binding protein yields MSMDELVKQFVERVNALKHLLPILPEEALYVCFQCEEEEMIFCLSKQGMYRTSEVDEQKAVTVCGTKEALKSLFYGELKLQQQLRLKEIAVFGSFRHILLLESLFHLAKPYRHAS; encoded by the coding sequence CTGAGTATGGACGAATTAGTCAAGCAGTTTGTGGAACGGGTAAACGCGTTGAAACATTTGTTGCCGATCTTGCCGGAAGAAGCATTATATGTTTGTTTTCAATGTGAAGAGGAGGAGATGATTTTTTGCCTCTCCAAACAAGGAATGTATCGAACATCAGAAGTGGATGAGCAAAAAGCGGTAACTGTTTGCGGCACAAAAGAAGCGTTAAAAAGTCTATTCTATGGAGAACTCAAACTGCAACAACAGCTCCGTCTAAAAGAAATAGCGGTTTTCGGAAGTTTTCGTCACATTTTATTGCTAGAATCGTTATTTCATTTAGCAAAACCGTATCGACATGCCTCTTGA
- a CDS encoding O-acetylhomoserine aminocarboxypropyltransferase/cysteine synthase family protein translates to MSESSYRLETIAVHGGLQPDPVTGARAVPIYQSNAYQFANTEHAANLFALKEAGYIYTRIHNPTATVFEDRVAQLEGGIGSLAVASGMAAITLAILNIAHAGDDIVSASTLYGGTYNLLANTLPKYGITTHFVDPSDPENFRAAITPKTKAIFAETIGNPSLHVLDIEAVAEIAHEAGIPLIIDNTFATPYLCRPIEHGADIVVHSATKWLLGNGTTLGGIIVDGGKFHWNSPKFPGFTTPDESYHGLVYADLGAAAYIVKARVQLLRDLGPAISPFNAFQFNLGLETLHVRMKEHIANTRKLVEYLDQHPAVEWVLYPEHERHPANELAKKYMPKGAGAVVVFGIKGGREAGVALINNVKLWSHVANVGDAKSLIIHPASTTHQQLSAEDLKASGVTEDMIRLSVGIENVDDLIEDLEQAIEAATGVRSMYSRV, encoded by the coding sequence GTGAGTGAATCATCATATCGGTTAGAAACAATTGCGGTTCATGGGGGATTGCAGCCAGATCCGGTAACAGGGGCACGTGCTGTGCCGATTTATCAGTCGAATGCGTATCAGTTTGCGAATACGGAACATGCCGCTAATCTTTTTGCCTTGAAAGAAGCGGGTTACATTTATACGCGCATTCATAATCCGACAGCCACAGTGTTTGAAGACCGAGTGGCGCAGCTAGAAGGTGGAATTGGCAGCCTTGCCGTTGCGAGCGGAATGGCAGCTATTACGTTAGCGATTTTAAATATCGCTCATGCAGGGGATGACATCGTTTCTGCTTCCACCTTGTACGGCGGCACGTACAATTTGTTGGCGAATACGTTGCCGAAATACGGCATTACGACCCATTTTGTCGATCCGTCTGATCCAGAAAATTTCCGGGCGGCAATTACGCCAAAAACGAAGGCAATTTTTGCGGAAACGATCGGCAATCCGAGCTTGCACGTGCTAGACATTGAAGCGGTGGCGGAAATTGCGCACGAAGCAGGTATCCCGTTGATTATTGACAACACGTTTGCGACGCCGTACCTTTGCCGGCCAATTGAGCATGGGGCAGACATCGTCGTTCATTCAGCGACGAAATGGTTGCTTGGGAATGGAACGACGCTCGGCGGCATTATTGTCGATGGCGGGAAATTTCACTGGAACTCACCAAAATTCCCAGGGTTTACGACACCTGACGAAAGTTACCACGGGCTTGTGTATGCCGATTTAGGCGCGGCTGCCTATATTGTGAAAGCGCGCGTTCAATTGTTGCGCGATTTAGGACCAGCGATTAGCCCGTTTAACGCGTTTCAATTTAATCTAGGGTTAGAAACGTTGCACGTACGCATGAAAGAACATATTGCCAATACGAGAAAACTTGTTGAGTATTTAGATCAACATCCAGCGGTAGAATGGGTGCTTTATCCGGAACATGAACGGCATCCGGCAAACGAATTAGCGAAAAAATATATGCCAAAAGGAGCTGGGGCAGTGGTTGTCTTTGGCATTAAAGGCGGGCGAGAAGCAGGGGTTGCGCTTATTAACAACGTGAAACTTTGGTCGCATGTGGCGAACGTTGGCGACGCGAAAAGTTTAATTATTCACCCAGCAAGCACAACGCATCAACAACTAAGCGCAGAAGACTTAAAAGCATCCGGCGTGACAGAAGATATGATTCGTTTATCAGTCGGAATCGAAAACGTGGACGATTTAATCGAAGACTTAGAACAAGCGATCGAAGCGGCGACAGGTGTGCGGTCGATGTATTCGCGAGTGTAG
- a CDS encoding methionine ABC transporter ATP-binding protein, whose protein sequence is MITLSNVTKIYQAASGDVTAVDHVNLHVAEGEIFGIIGYSGAGKSSLLRLLNGLEKPTSGEVIVDGKNMGKISGSELRQARQQIGMIFQHFNLLWSRTVRENIAFPLEIAGVPKEERQKRVDELIQLVGLEGREDAYPSQLSGGQKQRVGIARALANRPKVLLCDEATSALDPQTTDSILDLLVDINQRLGLTIVLITHEMHVIRKICDRVAVMENGKIVEMGEVLQVFRKPEQPITKRFVKQVTEPEETKEAMVQLLDQYPNGKLVQLTFVGDSTEQPLITQLIRQFDLTVNILQGKISQTHHGSYGVLFIHMDGADEDIERALAFIRQQQVEVEVMTNE, encoded by the coding sequence ATGATTACATTATCGAATGTCACGAAAATATATCAAGCTGCAAGCGGTGATGTAACGGCGGTTGATCACGTCAACTTGCACGTGGCAGAAGGGGAAATTTTCGGCATTATCGGCTATAGCGGCGCAGGAAAAAGTTCGCTCCTTCGCTTGTTGAATGGGCTAGAAAAGCCGACGAGCGGTGAAGTGATTGTGGATGGAAAAAATATGGGGAAAATTAGCGGCAGTGAGTTGCGGCAAGCACGCCAGCAAATCGGCATGATTTTTCAACATTTTAATTTGCTTTGGTCACGCACGGTGAGGGAAAACATTGCCTTTCCACTCGAAATTGCCGGCGTTCCGAAAGAAGAGCGACAAAAGCGGGTTGATGAACTGATTCAGCTCGTTGGGCTAGAAGGACGAGAGGATGCTTATCCTTCCCAATTGAGCGGTGGACAAAAGCAGCGTGTCGGCATCGCTCGCGCGTTAGCCAATCGTCCGAAAGTATTATTGTGCGATGAAGCGACATCAGCGCTCGACCCGCAGACGACCGATTCGATTTTAGATTTGCTTGTCGATATTAACCAGCGGCTCGGGCTGACGATTGTGCTCATTACACACGAAATGCACGTCATTCGCAAAATTTGTGATCGTGTGGCAGTGATGGAAAATGGAAAAATCGTCGAAATGGGCGAAGTGTTGCAAGTATTCCGTAAACCAGAGCAGCCGATTACGAAGCGGTTTGTGAAGCAAGTGACGGAACCAGAAGAAACGAAAGAAGCGATGGTACAATTACTCGACCAATACCCGAACGGAAAATTAGTGCAGCTTACGTTTGTTGGCGACTCTACCGAGCAACCGCTCATTACCCAGCTCATTCGCCAATTCGATTTAACCGTCAACATTTTGCAAGGAAAAATTTCGCAAACGCATCACGGTTCATATGGTGTGTTGTTTATCCATATGGATGGGGCAGACGAAGACATTGAGAGAGCGCTCGCTTTCATTCGCCAGCAACAAGTCGAAGTGGAGGTGATGACGAATGAATAA
- a CDS encoding methionine ABC transporter permease, with the protein MNNLFPNIQWETIWAATSETLYMTGMAVVATFILGIILGLLLFLTSKGNIWENKLANTIISSVVNIFRSIPFIILIILLIPFTKVVVGTILGANAALPALIIGAAPFYARMVEIALREIDKGVIEAAKAMGATTAQIIWKVLIPESLPALISGITVTAIALVGYTAMAGVVGAGGLGNLAYLEGFQRNHNDVTFVATVLILVIVFIIQFIGDFVTSKIDKR; encoded by the coding sequence ATGAATAACTTGTTTCCGAACATTCAGTGGGAAACGATTTGGGCGGCGACATCGGAAACGCTTTATATGACGGGAATGGCGGTCGTTGCTACGTTTATATTAGGGATTATTCTCGGATTGTTATTGTTTTTAACATCGAAAGGGAACATTTGGGAAAATAAACTAGCGAATACCATCATTTCTTCCGTCGTTAACATTTTTCGCTCCATTCCGTTTATCATTTTAATTATTTTGCTTATTCCGTTTACGAAAGTAGTAGTCGGCACAATTCTCGGGGCGAATGCAGCATTGCCGGCTCTCATCATCGGGGCAGCACCATTTTATGCGCGGATGGTCGAAATTGCCCTTCGTGAAATTGACAAAGGCGTCATTGAAGCGGCGAAAGCGATGGGAGCGACGACAGCGCAAATTATTTGGAAAGTGCTTATCCCAGAATCACTGCCAGCGCTGATTTCTGGTATTACGGTAACCGCGATTGCCCTTGTCGGGTATACGGCGATGGCGGGGGTTGTCGGAGCAGGCGGTCTTGGAAACTTAGCATATTTGGAAGGCTTTCAGCGCAACCATAACGACGTAACATTTGTTGCGACTGTGCTCATTTTAGTTATTGTGTTTATCATCCAGTTTATTGGTGACTTTGTCACTTCTAAAATAGATAAAAGATAA